The following coding sequences are from one Seonamhaeicola sp. ML3 window:
- a CDS encoding L-threonylcarbamoyladenylate synthase: MSIISKDIEKAAAILSAEKLVAIPTETVYGLAGNIFSEKAIKLIFKTKQRPLFNPLIVHIPSIERLKDIASHIPPKAQQLAETFWPGSMTLVLKKQETIPDLVTAGKDTVAVRVPNHPVTLELLKQLDFPLAAPSANPFGSISPTKPEHVTSYFEDNIEQVLDGGACKNGIESTIIGFENEDPIIYRLGSLSIEDIENVIGPVNLKNKKEIKPDAPGMLARHYAPNTRTFLTENVLEEIEKHVSKRIGILSFKTLFKDKRITTQIVLSEKGDMAEAMSRLYASMHTLDGQNLDVIIAQRFPDYDLGKSINDRLQRATFSS, from the coding sequence ATGAGCATCATTTCAAAAGATATAGAAAAAGCTGCAGCTATTTTAAGTGCAGAAAAACTGGTGGCCATACCTACAGAAACCGTGTATGGCTTGGCTGGCAATATCTTTAGTGAAAAAGCGATAAAATTAATTTTCAAGACAAAGCAAAGACCACTTTTTAATCCGCTTATTGTCCATATACCCTCAATTGAAAGATTAAAAGATATAGCGAGCCACATACCTCCCAAAGCACAGCAATTAGCTGAAACGTTTTGGCCAGGCTCCATGACTTTAGTTCTTAAAAAACAGGAGACTATTCCAGATTTAGTAACTGCAGGAAAGGATACCGTTGCGGTAAGAGTTCCTAATCACCCCGTAACTTTAGAATTATTAAAACAGCTTGACTTTCCTTTGGCAGCGCCTAGCGCTAACCCCTTTGGAAGCATTAGCCCCACCAAACCGGAACACGTTACGAGCTATTTTGAAGATAATATCGAACAGGTTTTAGATGGTGGTGCTTGTAAAAATGGTATCGAATCAACGATTATCGGTTTTGAAAATGAAGACCCTATCATATATCGTCTTGGGTCTTTGTCTATAGAGGACATAGAGAACGTTATCGGTCCTGTTAACTTAAAAAACAAAAAAGAAATAAAACCAGATGCTCCTGGGATGTTGGCTCGACACTATGCGCCCAATACTCGAACTTTTTTAACTGAAAATGTTTTAGAAGAGATAGAAAAGCATGTGAGCAAACGCATTGGCATCCTATCCTTTAAAACGCTATTCAAAGATAAACGTATTACCACTCAAATAGTGCTTTCAGAAAAAGGTGACATGGCAGAAGCTATGTCTAGATTGTATGCTTCCATGCATACTTTAGATGGTCAAAATCTAGATGTTATAATTGCACAACGCTTTCCAGATTACGACCTAGGAAAATCAATAAACGACAGATTGCAGCGTGCTACTTTTAGCAGTTAA
- the rplM gene encoding 50S ribosomal protein L13, translating into MDTLSYKTISANKATVNKEWVLVDAEGQTLGRLASKVAKLLRGKHKPNFTPHVDCGDNVIIINAEKINLTGNKWTDKSYIRHTGYPGGQRSLTATELYGKDPARIVEKSVKGMLPKNKLGAALFRNLTVVVGAEHSHEAQKPKTINLNEFK; encoded by the coding sequence GTGGACACATTAAGCTACAAAACGATTTCAGCAAACAAAGCTACTGTTAATAAAGAGTGGGTTTTGGTTGATGCTGAAGGTCAGACGCTTGGTCGTTTAGCTTCTAAAGTTGCAAAACTTTTAAGAGGTAAGCACAAGCCAAACTTCACACCACACGTTGATTGCGGAGATAATGTAATTATTATCAATGCAGAAAAAATCAACTTAACTGGAAACAAGTGGACAGATAAATCATATATCCGTCACACAGGTTACCCAGGAGGTCAAAGAAGTTTAACTGCTACTGAATTGTATGGAAAAGATCCAGCAAGAATAGTAGAAAAATCAGTAAAAGGAATGTTGCCTAAGAACAAATTAGGGGCAGCTTTATTCCGTAACTTAACAGTTGTTGTAGGTGCTGAGCACAGTCATGAGGCTCAAAAACCTAAAACAATTAACTTAAACGAATTCAAATAA
- the rpsI gene encoding 30S ribosomal protein S9 gives MDVIHKIGRRKTAVARVYVAQGKGNITINKKDLADYFTTGTLQYKVNQPLALTNNEGNFDITVNVYGGGITGQAEAVRLAISRALCEVDAENRAILKPEGLLTRDPRMVERKKFGQKKARKKFQFSKR, from the coding sequence ATGGATGTAATTCACAAAATTGGCCGTAGAAAGACGGCTGTTGCTCGTGTGTATGTTGCCCAAGGAAAGGGAAACATAACTATTAACAAAAAAGACTTAGCGGATTACTTTACTACTGGAACACTTCAGTATAAAGTTAATCAACCTTTAGCTTTGACTAACAATGAAGGCAACTTTGATATTACAGTTAATGTATATGGAGGTGGCATTACTGGCCAAGCCGAAGCTGTACGTTTAGCTATATCTCGTGCTTTATGTGAAGTGGATGCTGAAAACAGAGCTATCTTAAAACCAGAAGGATTATTAACTAGAGACCCAAGAATGGTAGAGCGTAAAAAATTCGGTCAGAAGAAAGCGCGTAAAAAATTCCAGTTCTCTAAACGTTAA
- the rpsB gene encoding 30S ribosomal protein S2, with protein sequence MAVEVKELLEAGVHFGHLTRKWDPNMAPYVYMERNGIHIINLYKTAAKIDEAGAALAKIAASGRKILFVATKKQAKDIVAEKAGSINMPYITERWPGGMLTNFVTIRKAVKKMASIDRMKKDGTFNTLSKKERLQVDRLRAKLEKNLGSISDMTRLPGALFVVDIKREHIAIKEAQKLNIPIFAMVDTNSDPRQVDYVIPANDDASKSIDKILSYVTDAVAGGLAERKAEKDAAAAEKDAPKAKEAPAKAVVAEEEE encoded by the coding sequence ATGGCAGTAGAAGTAAAAGAATTACTTGAAGCAGGTGTACACTTCGGACACCTTACACGTAAGTGGGACCCAAACATGGCCCCTTACGTTTATATGGAACGTAACGGTATCCATATTATCAACCTTTACAAAACAGCGGCTAAAATTGATGAAGCTGGTGCAGCTTTAGCAAAAATCGCAGCCTCTGGAAGAAAGATTTTATTCGTAGCAACTAAAAAGCAAGCAAAAGATATCGTTGCTGAAAAAGCAGGCTCTATTAACATGCCTTACATCACAGAAAGATGGCCAGGTGGTATGTTAACTAACTTTGTTACTATCAGAAAAGCTGTTAAGAAAATGGCTTCTATTGATAGAATGAAAAAAGACGGTACTTTTAACACACTTTCTAAGAAAGAGCGTTTACAAGTAGACCGTTTAAGAGCTAAATTAGAGAAGAACTTAGGTTCTATTAGCGACATGACACGTTTACCAGGTGCGTTATTCGTAGTTGATATTAAGCGTGAGCATATTGCAATTAAAGAAGCTCAAAAATTAAACATTCCAATTTTTGCAATGGTAGATACCAACTCAGACCCACGTCAAGTTGATTATGTTATCCCTGCAAATGATGATGCTTCAAAATCAATAGACAAGATTTTATCATACGTAACAGATGCTGTTGCTGGTGGTTTAGCAGAACGCAAAGCTGAAAAGGATGCTGCTGCAGCTGAAAAAGATGCGCCTAAAGCTAAAGAAGCTCCAGCTAAGGCAGTAGTTGCTGAAGAAGAAGAATAA
- the tsf gene encoding translation elongation factor Ts → MSTTVKITAQEVNKLRQATGAGMMDCKKALVEAEGDFDKAIEVLRKKGQKVAAKRADRESSEGAAVAKVNADNTVGVAIVLGCETDFVGKNENFLALASQLGDIALNTASKEEFLAADFDGMTVADKLVEQTGVIGEKLDIKAFEKVEAAYVGSYVHINKIAAVVGFSSVVDNAETLAKDVAMQIASMGATTLSYKDFDPAYVASETEARIAAIEKDNEELERLGKTLKNVPKYISQLQLTDEAIAQAEEEAKAELKAEGKPEQIWDRILPGKMQRFISDNTTLDQEQCLLNQNFIKDEKKTVEAYVSSYGEVEITGFKRVTLG, encoded by the coding sequence ATGAGTACTACAGTAAAAATAACAGCCCAAGAGGTTAATAAACTTAGACAAGCTACAGGTGCAGGAATGATGGACTGCAAAAAAGCTTTAGTAGAAGCTGAAGGTGATTTTGATAAAGCAATTGAAGTTTTACGTAAAAAAGGACAAAAAGTTGCTGCCAAGAGAGCAGATCGTGAATCTAGCGAAGGTGCTGCTGTAGCAAAAGTAAATGCTGACAATACAGTTGGTGTTGCAATTGTATTAGGATGTGAAACCGATTTTGTTGGTAAAAACGAAAACTTTTTAGCACTTGCTAGTCAGTTAGGTGATATCGCTTTAAACACGGCTTCTAAAGAGGAGTTTTTAGCTGCTGACTTTGACGGAATGACCGTTGCAGATAAATTAGTTGAGCAAACGGGTGTAATTGGTGAGAAACTAGACATCAAAGCGTTTGAAAAAGTTGAAGCTGCTTACGTTGGTTCTTATGTTCACATAAACAAAATTGCTGCTGTTGTTGGTTTCTCTAGCGTAGTTGATAATGCTGAGACATTGGCTAAAGATGTCGCTATGCAAATCGCCTCTATGGGAGCTACTACATTATCTTACAAAGATTTCGACCCAGCTTATGTTGCTTCTGAAACTGAAGCTAGAATTGCTGCAATCGAAAAAGATAATGAAGAGTTAGAGCGTTTAGGAAAAACACTTAAAAACGTACCAAAATATATCTCTCAATTACAATTAACTGATGAGGCCATAGCACAAGCTGAAGAGGAAGCCAAAGCTGAATTAAAAGCTGAAGGTAAACCAGAGCAAATTTGGGATAGAATTTTACCAGGTAAAATGCAACGTTTCATTTCTGATAACACAACTTTAGATCAGGAACAATGTTTATTAAACCAAAACTTTATTAAAGACGAGAAGAAAACTGTTGAAGCTTACGTTTCTTCTTACGGTGAGGTTGAAATTACAGGTTTTAAACGTGTTACTTTAGGATAA
- the pyrH gene encoding UMP kinase, translated as MKYKRILLKLSGEALMGNRQYGIDPDRLAEYAKDIKDITDKGVEVAIVIGGGNIFRGLSGASKGMDRVQGDHMGMLATVINGLALQGAMEDAGIETRLQTAIKINEVAEPFIRRRAMRHLEKGRVVIFGGGTGNPYFTTDSAAVLRAIEIEADVILKGTRVDGIYTADPEKDKTAIKFNNISFDEVLSKGLKVMDTTAFTLSQENELPIIVFDMNKKGNLLKVVSGEEIGTVVNV; from the coding sequence ATGAAATACAAAAGAATACTCCTCAAACTATCTGGCGAAGCCTTAATGGGAAATCGTCAATACGGCATTGACCCAGACCGACTTGCAGAATACGCTAAAGACATAAAAGACATAACAGATAAAGGTGTTGAAGTAGCCATAGTTATTGGCGGCGGAAACATATTTAGAGGGCTTTCTGGAGCCAGCAAAGGTATGGATCGTGTGCAGGGAGACCACATGGGCATGTTGGCTACTGTAATAAATGGATTGGCACTTCAAGGCGCTATGGAAGATGCAGGTATTGAAACCAGGTTACAAACAGCCATTAAAATAAATGAAGTAGCAGAGCCTTTCATTAGAAGACGTGCCATGAGACACCTAGAAAAAGGACGTGTTGTTATTTTTGGTGGTGGCACAGGTAATCCTTATTTTACTACAGATTCCGCAGCCGTTTTAAGAGCCATTGAAATTGAAGCAGACGTTATCTTAAAAGGAACTCGTGTGGATGGCATTTACACTGCAGACCCAGAGAAAGACAAAACAGCTATAAAATTCAATAATATTTCTTTTGATGAAGTTCTAAGCAAAGGACTCAAAGTAATGGATACTACAGCCTTTACACTTAGTCAAGAAAACGAATTACCTATTATTGTTTTCGATATGAACAAAAAAGGTAATTTACTAAAAGTTGTTTCAGGAGAGGAAATCGGAACCGTTGTTAATGTTTAA
- the frr gene encoding ribosome recycling factor, translating into MNEDIQFILDSAKESMDNALKHLEKQLANIRAGKASPAMLGSVMVDYYGSQTPLNQVANVNTPDGRTITVQPWEKNMLQEIERAIMIANLGFNPMNNGESIIINVPPLTEERRRDLSKQAKSEAEDAKVGIRNARRDAMHEIKKLEDASEDLKGNAEIDIQEMTDSYVKKVDDIFVKKETEIMTV; encoded by the coding sequence ATGAACGAAGACATACAATTTATATTAGACAGTGCTAAAGAGTCTATGGACAATGCACTTAAGCATTTAGAAAAACAATTGGCCAATATTAGAGCAGGAAAGGCAAGTCCTGCTATGCTAGGCAGCGTTATGGTAGATTATTATGGTTCTCAAACCCCTTTAAACCAAGTGGCCAATGTTAACACCCCAGACGGTAGAACGATTACCGTTCAGCCATGGGAAAAAAACATGCTTCAAGAAATTGAACGCGCCATTATGATTGCCAACTTAGGTTTTAATCCAATGAATAACGGTGAAAGTATCATTATCAATGTTCCACCGTTAACAGAAGAACGTAGAAGAGATTTATCTAAACAAGCAAAGTCTGAAGCTGAAGATGCCAAAGTTGGTATTAGAAATGCGAGAAGAGATGCCATGCATGAGATTAAAAAATTAGAGGATGCTTCTGAAGACCTTAAAGGGAATGCCGAAATTGACATACAAGAAATGACCGATTCTTACGTTAAGAAAGTGGATGATATTTTCGTAAAGAAAGAAACAGAAATTATGACAGTATAG
- a CDS encoding DUF5686 family protein has translation MLRHCFFIFSFLCFNITYGQQPKETSQDSTQKKAFIRHLGNGYLPTKYFNFDLRYLIKFNQYEGVRTGLGGTTNQNFSKNLKFHGYTVYGFRDDQFKFSAATSIRLAPKTNTWINLSYTDDLQETGSTTFLTDGRFFQFFEPRLLNIDLFHQHITKSFSIEHQLFRQVNTKTEFSVSKIKPTYTYNFNSNGTSLSNFRISMAKIAFQWSPFSEFNRTEEGFKEVQSGYPKFTLQYSKSLKNVFESNFNFSKIDFKAIQKFIKTEDNYTEITLVSGLANGDVSLTHLYHAYPNNITKETILQRFSVAGLNSFETMYFNEFFSDKFVTFQLKRAFKPFLISERFKPQLVLITRYALGDMESPERHENITFNSLKKGYTESGIELNKLLFGFGLSFTYRYGAYYLPSFADNIALKFTFNVSL, from the coding sequence ATGTTGAGACATTGTTTTTTTATTTTTTCATTTCTTTGTTTTAACATAACCTATGGTCAACAACCCAAAGAAACCTCTCAAGACTCTACTCAAAAAAAAGCCTTTATCCGGCATCTTGGCAACGGTTATTTACCAACCAAATATTTTAACTTCGACCTTAGATACCTTATAAAATTCAACCAATATGAAGGTGTTAGAACAGGTTTGGGAGGTACAACAAACCAAAATTTTTCAAAAAACTTAAAATTTCATGGCTACACCGTTTATGGATTTAGAGACGACCAATTTAAGTTTAGTGCCGCCACTTCAATTAGATTAGCACCTAAGACCAATACCTGGATCAACTTATCTTATACCGATGATTTACAAGAAACGGGAAGCACTACATTTTTAACCGACGGCAGGTTTTTTCAGTTTTTTGAACCACGTTTACTAAATATAGATTTGTTCCATCAACACATTACAAAATCGTTCTCAATAGAGCATCAATTATTTAGACAAGTAAATACCAAAACTGAATTTTCAGTTAGCAAAATAAAACCTACTTATACCTACAACTTCAATTCTAATGGCACCTCATTAAGCAACTTTAGAATTAGCATGGCTAAAATTGCTTTTCAATGGAGTCCGTTTAGTGAATTTAATCGAACAGAGGAGGGTTTTAAAGAGGTGCAATCGGGTTATCCTAAATTTACACTTCAATATTCAAAAAGTTTAAAAAATGTATTTGAGAGCAACTTCAATTTTTCAAAAATAGACTTTAAGGCCATCCAAAAATTTATAAAAACAGAAGACAATTACACAGAGATTACATTAGTATCTGGGCTAGCCAATGGGGATGTTTCTTTAACGCATCTATATCATGCTTATCCCAATAACATTACTAAGGAAACCATTTTACAGCGATTCTCTGTGGCTGGCCTAAATAGTTTTGAAACCATGTACTTTAACGAGTTCTTCTCAGATAAGTTCGTAACCTTTCAGTTAAAACGTGCGTTTAAACCTTTTTTAATTTCAGAAAGATTTAAACCCCAACTGGTATTAATAACAAGATATGCTCTTGGTGATATGGAATCTCCAGAAAGACATGAAAATATCACCTTTAATTCGCTTAAAAAAGGGTATACCGAGTCTGGTATAGAACTTAATAAATTACTGTTTGGTTTTGGCTTGAGCTTCACCTATCGCTACGGTGCTTATTATTTACCCTCTTTCGCAGATAATATAGCCTTAAAGTTCACATTTAACGTGAGTTTGTGA
- a CDS encoding RND family transporter, whose translation MFKLFSKGFWDVIARLILRNKIGILLAIIVATYFFSLQWDNMRFTYTEANLLPDDHEVNISYNNFLDTFGEEGNLIVLGVKDSSLFTIDKLNAWNKLSHSFLEYDAVETVISIKDLQKLVKDTENEKFNLEPFIKDSITSLEQIDKLQNELFHKYPFYDNFLFNKDTKTVRTAIYMNKEIVNTSARKDFVIDVLADKIEAFEKEYDLDVRVSGMPYIRTLNSQVIINEINWFVIAALLVTSIIFFFFFRSFRATFISLIVVCIGVMWTLGIIGLFNYEITVLTALIPPLIIVIGIPNCIFLINKYQHEVKLHGNKVKSLQRVITKIGNATLMTNVTTASGFATFILTESKLLKEFGVVASLSILAIFILCLLIIPIIYTFLPFPKDRHLEHLNKRWIGGFVNWMEWMVKQRRIAIYSISVLLLVVSMIGIYQIRISGSLVEDMPKEAEFFKDIRFFEEEFNGIMPLEFMVDTKRKKGVMKLSTLKRMDDLEDLIIEIPELSKPISVVSLVKYSKQAYYNGNPKYYQLPTSQENNFILSYAKNSSSNVDLLNNFVDSTGQYARITTFMKDVGTDKMERIEEDLQNKIDKVFPKKRYDVTMTGKALVFQKGTKYLVKNLAISLSLAILLISLFMAYMFRSGRMIIISLIPNLLPLLVTAGLMGYLGVPIKPSTILVFSIAFGISVDDTIHFLAKYRQELQANNWKIKVSVYGALKETGVSMFYTSIVLFFGFSVFTISSFGGTVALGALVSATLLFAMLSNLLLLPSLLLSLERNIANKEVLRKPPINIIPEEDDKEENFKN comes from the coding sequence ATGTTTAAACTATTCAGCAAAGGCTTTTGGGATGTTATAGCAAGACTGATTTTACGTAATAAAATTGGTATTTTATTAGCTATAATTGTTGCTACTTATTTTTTTAGCCTGCAGTGGGATAACATGAGGTTCACCTATACCGAGGCTAACCTCTTACCTGATGACCATGAAGTAAATATTTCCTATAATAATTTCTTAGATACCTTTGGAGAAGAGGGGAATCTCATTGTACTAGGCGTAAAAGATAGCAGCCTATTCACAATTGATAAACTGAACGCTTGGAATAAACTTTCTCATAGCTTTTTGGAATATGATGCCGTTGAAACCGTCATCTCCATTAAGGACCTTCAAAAGCTAGTTAAAGATACAGAGAATGAAAAATTCAATTTAGAGCCGTTTATAAAAGACTCCATAACTTCTCTAGAGCAAATTGACAAACTTCAAAACGAACTCTTTCATAAATACCCTTTTTACGACAATTTCCTGTTTAATAAAGACACCAAAACCGTAAGAACGGCGATTTACATGAACAAGGAGATTGTAAATACCTCGGCCAGAAAGGATTTTGTTATTGATGTCTTAGCTGATAAAATAGAGGCTTTCGAAAAAGAGTACGATTTAGATGTGCGTGTTTCTGGAATGCCTTACATCAGAACACTTAACTCACAAGTAATTATCAATGAAATTAACTGGTTTGTCATTGCTGCTTTACTAGTTACTTCGATAATTTTCTTTTTCTTTTTTAGGTCTTTTAGAGCGACATTTATCTCGTTAATCGTTGTTTGTATCGGCGTGATGTGGACACTCGGGATTATTGGTCTATTCAATTATGAAATTACAGTTTTAACAGCCTTAATACCGCCACTAATCATTGTAATAGGTATTCCAAACTGTATATTTTTAATAAACAAATACCAACATGAAGTGAAACTTCATGGTAATAAGGTTAAGTCTTTACAGCGTGTTATTACCAAAATTGGTAATGCAACATTAATGACCAATGTTACTACCGCTTCTGGTTTTGCCACTTTTATTCTTACCGAGAGCAAACTTCTTAAAGAATTTGGTGTTGTGGCCTCTCTAAGCATTTTGGCCATTTTTATTTTATGCTTATTAATTATACCTATAATCTACACCTTCTTGCCATTCCCAAAAGACCGACATTTAGAACACCTAAATAAACGTTGGATAGGTGGTTTCGTAAATTGGATGGAATGGATGGTAAAACAGCGCCGTATTGCAATATATAGTATCTCTGTATTACTTCTTGTAGTTAGTATGATTGGTATTTATCAAATTAGAATCTCTGGAAGTTTAGTTGAGGACATGCCCAAAGAAGCTGAGTTTTTTAAAGATATTCGCTTTTTTGAAGAAGAGTTTAATGGTATTATGCCCTTAGAGTTTATGGTTGACACCAAACGCAAAAAGGGGGTAATGAAGCTGTCTACACTAAAACGTATGGACGATTTGGAAGATTTAATAATTGAAATTCCTGAATTATCTAAACCCATTTCGGTAGTTAGCTTAGTTAAATATTCTAAGCAAGCCTATTATAACGGCAACCCTAAATATTATCAGTTACCAACATCCCAGGAAAATAATTTCATTTTATCGTATGCCAAAAACTCGTCATCGAACGTGGACCTACTCAATAATTTTGTAGATAGCACTGGCCAATATGCTAGAATAACAACGTTCATGAAAGATGTAGGCACAGATAAAATGGAGCGTATAGAAGAAGATCTTCAAAATAAAATTGATAAGGTTTTCCCAAAAAAACGTTACGATGTAACTATGACCGGAAAAGCACTAGTATTTCAGAAAGGCACCAAATACCTAGTGAAAAACTTAGCCATTTCATTATCCTTGGCAATTCTTCTCATCTCCTTATTTATGGCCTATATGTTTAGGTCTGGAAGAATGATTATCATCTCCCTAATTCCAAACTTACTACCCTTACTGGTTACTGCAGGCTTAATGGGGTATTTAGGAGTTCCCATCAAACCCTCTACCATTTTAGTGTTTAGTATAGCTTTTGGTATTTCGGTAGACGATACAATTCATTTTCTAGCAAAATACAGACAGGAATTACAAGCTAATAATTGGAAGATTAAAGTTTCTGTTTACGGTGCGTTAAAAGAAACTGGTGTGAGTATGTTCTATACCTCCATTGTGCTTTTCTTTGGATTCTCTGTTTTTACGATTTCTAGTTTTGGAGGCACTGTGGCTCTTGGAGCCTTAGTTTCAGCAACACTCTTGTTCGCCATGTTATCGAATTTATTATTACTTCCCTCTCTATTATTATCACTAGAACGCAACATTGCAAATAAGGAAGTTTTAAGAAAACCTCCAATAAATATTATCCCAGAAGAAGATGACAAGGAAGAGAATTTCAAAAACTAA
- the asnS gene encoding asparagine--tRNA ligase: MQQFTVLELLSKDISLTEVEIRGWVRTFRANRFIALNDGSTLKNIQCVVDFESLDEDVLKRITTGAAIHVTGNLVESQGKGQSLEIQVKTLEILGDSDPETYPIQPKKHSFEFLRENAHLRTRTNTFSAVMRLRSALSYAIHRYFNENGFYYMHAPIITGSDAEGAGEMFKVTSLDVNNLPKNGGNKVDYSKDFFGKETNLTVSGQLEAETYAMSLGKVYTFGPTFRAENSNTSRHLAEFWMIEPEVAFMDLAGNMDLAEDFLKYVIKYVLENNKEDLDFLDKRLQDEDKRKPQAERNDMTLLEKLKFVTDNHFKRVSYTEAVDILRNSKPNKKKKFKYLIDDWGSDLQSEHERFLVEKHFKCPVILFDYPADIKAFYMRLNDDGKTVRAMDILFPGIGEIVGGAQREERLDILKEKMAAINIPEEELWWYLDLRKYGTAVHSGFGLGFERLVMFVTGMNNIRDVIPYPRTPQNAEF, encoded by the coding sequence ATGCAACAATTTACCGTTTTAGAATTATTATCTAAAGATATTTCCTTAACAGAAGTTGAAATAAGAGGCTGGGTTAGAACTTTTAGAGCCAATAGGTTTATTGCCTTAAACGATGGCTCAACTCTAAAAAACATTCAATGTGTTGTGGACTTTGAAAGCCTAGATGAAGATGTCCTGAAACGCATCACTACAGGAGCCGCAATACATGTTACAGGTAATTTAGTAGAAAGCCAAGGTAAAGGTCAAAGCCTAGAAATTCAGGTTAAAACTCTCGAGATTTTAGGAGATTCAGACCCTGAGACCTATCCAATACAACCTAAAAAACACTCCTTCGAATTTTTAAGGGAAAACGCTCACTTAAGAACCAGAACAAATACTTTTAGTGCTGTTATGCGCCTTAGATCTGCATTATCTTATGCCATACACCGCTACTTTAATGAAAACGGATTCTACTACATGCATGCTCCTATTATTACTGGTAGTGATGCAGAAGGAGCCGGTGAAATGTTTAAAGTAACAAGTTTAGATGTAAATAATTTACCAAAAAATGGAGGCAACAAAGTTGATTATTCCAAAGACTTTTTCGGAAAGGAAACTAACTTAACGGTTTCTGGGCAGCTAGAAGCCGAAACATACGCCATGTCTTTAGGTAAAGTTTATACCTTCGGCCCCACTTTTAGAGCCGAAAATTCCAATACGTCTCGTCACTTAGCAGAATTCTGGATGATTGAACCCGAGGTTGCTTTTATGGATTTGGCTGGCAACATGGATTTGGCTGAAGATTTTCTGAAATATGTTATTAAATATGTTTTAGAAAATAACAAAGAGGACTTAGACTTTTTGGATAAGCGCCTACAAGATGAGGACAAAAGAAAACCGCAAGCGGAACGCAACGATATGACACTACTTGAAAAGCTCAAGTTTGTAACAGATAATCATTTTAAGCGTGTAAGCTATACAGAAGCGGTAGATATCCTTAGAAACTCTAAGCCTAATAAGAAAAAGAAATTCAAGTACCTTATTGATGATTGGGGATCTGATTTACAGAGCGAACACGAGCGCTTTTTGGTAGAGAAACACTTTAAATGTCCTGTAATCTTATTCGACTATCCTGCGGATATTAAAGCTTTTTATATGCGCCTGAATGACGATGGCAAAACGGTTAGAGCTATGGATATCCTATTCCCAGGCATAGGTGAAATAGTAGGTGGTGCCCAACGCGAAGAAAGATTAGATATTCTTAAAGAAAAAATGGCAGCTATAAATATCCCAGAAGAAGAACTTTGGTGGTACTTAGACTTAAGAAAATATGGAACAGCTGTGCATTCTGGATTTGGTTTAGGCTTTGAACGTTTGGTTATGTTCGTAACTGGAATGAATAATATTCGTGATGTCATTCCTTATCCAAGAACACCTCAAAATGCCGAATTCTAG